AAAGGGAAACCCAATATATCCACTGCTAGATGTCTTTTAATCCCGTTGGTTGCTTTGTAAAAACAAAACCCTTTCGACTCAACACTGGCATTACAAGTATTTTTGACCGCTTGTGAATCAATCAGGATCAGGGTTGTCCAGTGTGGTTTTTTTTTACTTGTTCACGCACTCCCTGATGTAAATTAGCCATAATTGAGTCCAGGATGCCATCTTCACACCACTGCTTGTAATGCCAGAACACAGTAGAATAGGGCGGCAAATCTCTGGGTAAGTCTGCCCAGTTGCAACCATTCTTAAGTTGATAAAATATCCCGTTCAATATTTGCCTCTTTGTCCACACAGGAGGTCTTGTTTTCTTCTTGGTCGGCAATAACGGCTCGATAATTTCCCATTCCAAGTCTGTCACGTCGCTTGAATATCCCATTTTTCGCCCTGACCTGATTCTATTCCACTGTTTGTGCCGATTTTACTTCTTCACCTCAAAGATCTCAAATGGGTTCTATATAGACTATAGACATAAATCAACTGAATGACAAAATTTTCCTGTGTAATGTTACTGTATTTATTAAGTGCATCCCTCCATTGTTATCAGTATTTTTTCCAGACTTCAGACGGGGTGACCTATCTATAAACTTGGTTGATGAAAAAACTCAAGTTACCCTTGAAGGGGTCAAAAGTATGTGATTAGCTAATGTGTTTATTAATGTCCCTGGATGTGTCGAACAACTTGGCAGTCAAACAAACTTAGTTATGTGTGCCAGGATGGAATCGAAGCGTGCAACTACGGAAAACCATAAGTCAGAAAAATTACTAAGGCTATGCTGAAGTCAGACAGATATCCTCACCCGTTGTCAAAAGCTTACACAGCCGAGCAAAATGATGAAGGTGGATTGAATTTCGCTCAACTAGGAGCAACTCTTCGTCGCCGAGCATTATTAATTATTGGTGTAACAGGGGTAGTGGCAACAGCAGCGGTGTTGAAGGCAGAAACAGATCCTCCAGTGTATCAAGGCAAGTTTGAGATTTTAACCAAGCCTGTGACTGGCGAAGGTCGAGCAGTAGCCAACGTCCCTCAAACCCTAAGTTCCCAAGAGGCGGCGATAGCATCTCCTGAGACAGAACAACCGATAGCAACGACTATTCAGGTCTTAGAGAGTCGTGGGATGCTAGATCCAGTTGTTGCAAAGCTTCAGGCTAAATATAAAGATAAATATCCAAAACTGGATTACGACTTTGTCACTGCGTACTTAGAAGTAACATCCCCAAAGCAAAATATATTAGAGGTCGAATTTAAAAGTCCAGATGAAGAATTAGTTCGCGATGTCTTAACTTTATTAAAAGATAGTTATCTTGATTATAGTTTAGGGGAAAGACAGGAGGAAATCAATCAAGCAATTAGTTTTGTCTCCAAACAGACACAACCTTTAAGAATGCGGGTTGGCGCCTGGCAGGAACGACTCAGAACGCTGCGACGAACAAATGACATGGTAGAGCCAGAGCAGAAAGCTCAAGAAGTCTCAAGTCATATTACGACTTTGACGCAACAGCGACTGGAAAATCGGGTGCAGCTAGAACAAATGGTATCCAAGTATCAAGACTTGCAAAGGGAGTTTAGTCAACAACCAGGTGCTTCAGCTAGTAATTCAGTGTTGAGTGACAATCCCCGCTACCAAAAGTTATTAGACCAGCTTTTAGAAGTCAATGCTGAGATTGCTAAACGCTCTACCACGTTTACGGATGAAGAAGAGAGTATGCAGCGTCTTCACCAACAGAAAGCAAACTTAGTCTCATTGGTGGAGGAGGAAAGAGCACGAGTTAATAGAGACTTTCAAAGCCGCATTCAGGAACTGCAAACACGTGATGCATCCTTGGAACAAAAAATAGATAATCTTAATAGACAAGTAAAAGCTTTAGCAACCATCAGCCGGGATTACGACAACATTCAGCGGGAATTAAAGATTGCTACTGAAGGTCTGAATCAATTTACAACTAAAAAACAAGCATTGGAAATTGAGAGAGCTCAAAAGCAGCAGCCTTGGAAGTCTCTTGATCCAAAATTCACTCTCGTGAATGAACCAGAACCTATCTCTGACAGTGCAAAGAGAAACCTGGCTTTGGGGTCGGTGTTAGGATTGCTCTTAGGTACAGGAGCAGCTTTGGTTATGGATAAGCTCAGCAATGTCTTCTACACTTCCAAGGATCTCAAAGATGGTACTGGACTGCCACTGTTGGGCGTAGTTCCTTTAAGAAAAGAAATTGGAGCATTTGCTTGGCAAGAAGCGGCTGGGGGAGTACAACAAGCAGCTCGCGCCTCATTTTTTGAAGTCTTTCGCTCTCTTTACACCAATATTCTTCTTCTTGGATCCGACACGTCTATTCGCTCGTTGGTTATTAGTTCAGCAGGAGCAGAAGACGGTAAGACTACAGTTGCAATACACCTAGCGCTGGCGGCAGCAGCGATGGGGCAAAGAGTATTACTTGTGGATGCTAACTTACGCTTTCCCACTGTACATACTCGTGTAGGTCTGATGAATATTCAGGGATTAACCGATGTCATTTCACAAGACCTAGACTGGAATAATGTGATTGAGCGATCGCCCCTTGAGGACAATTTATTTGTCCTGACTGCTGGTCCAATTCCCCCTGACTCCATTAGGTTGCTTGCATCTCAGAAAATGCAGGATTTGATGAACGAACTGCAAGCTTCCTTTGATTTGGTAATTTATGACACCCCACCTCTTGTAGGGTTTGCAGATGCAAACCTGCTTGCTGCTAACACCAACGGACTCATCCTAGTGGCTGGATTGGGCAAGGTCAAACGTACCATGTTCCAGCAAGCTTTGGAGGAACTTCAAGTCTCTGGAACTCCCATCTTAGGGGTGATAGCAAATAAGTCCAAAGATTTGACACCTGGCTCATATAGCTATTACCAGCAGTATTACAGACAGAGCATAAGCGGTGAAAGAATAGGAGAAGATGATAGCATGAACCCCAGTTCCACATCATCCTTATCTTCTTTCAGAAACGATAGAAGAAATTCATAAGCCATCAGTACAGCACTTTTCATCTATTTGAACCACAATCGAATGTAGGGGTGAACCGCTGTTCGCCCTTACAGTGTGGTCTATTTACCTGAAAATAGCTGTAAACCAGTAAAGTAATGATAGTTCTATTGCCAACGGTTTATTTTACTAGTAATCTGGTGCAATTCTTGAGAAAGAGACTGCAGCAGGAGTGATTGGGCTGAGTGCAGGAAGAAATGATTGCCTGCAAACATCTGTAGAGAGAATGCAGCATTTGTCTGGTTCTGCCAGGCTTGGAGTTCATGACGAGTGACTTCGTGATCCTGTAAACCACCAAAAGCAGTGATAGGACAGTTAAGTGGTGGTTCGTTCATATACACATAAGTTTCCAAAACTGCAAAGTCTGCTCGTAGAATTGGCAGAAGAAGTTGCATCAGATCAGCGTTTTGCAACACCATCTCAGGAGTTCCATTAAGTCGGCGCAGCTCCTCTTTGAACTCAGGCTCTGGTAGAGCGTGGACAGGTGGCTTTGGGTCAGGGATTTGAGGGGCACGCCGACCAGAGATAAAGAGGTGAACTGGAATAACATCATATTCTCTGCGGAGTAGACGTGCAAGCTCAAAGCCGACAAGCGCACCCATACTGTGACCGAAGAAAGCAAACGGCTTGTCTAAATGTGGTAGGAGAACAGGAGCAATGGCTTGGACTAGAGGTTCTAGCCGCGTGAAAGGAGCCAACTTCATTTGTGTTCCCCGTCCCGCCAGTTCAATGGGACAAACTTCAACAGTTGACGGTAGACTGTTAGACCATGTACGAAAAATCAAAGAGCTACCACCTGCGTAGGGGAAACAGAATAAACGCAGGCAAGCTTGAGGATTCGGTTGAGGGCACGTCACCAAAGAATGAAATGTTTGCGTTGTCATACTTCGAGTCTGATATCAAGGTGAAGGTGCGGCTTCTAAAAACGCGGATACACAGAGAAATGGTGATGTTGACCTATTCCCGTGTCACTGTGTCAGCAAAGCTCTCCGCGTGTCCTCGCGTCAGCCTCAAACTATCAATTTTAGCTTAACAGAGTACGAGTGCAACCTAGCAGAAATACTTTGATAGTTAATAATTTTTCTCC
The sequence above is a segment of the Mastigocladopsis repens PCC 10914 genome. Coding sequences within it:
- a CDS encoding thioesterase II family protein, which produces MTTQTFHSLVTCPQPNPQACLRLFCFPYAGGSSLIFRTWSNSLPSTVEVCPIELAGRGTQMKLAPFTRLEPLVQAIAPVLLPHLDKPFAFFGHSMGALVGFELARLLRREYDVIPVHLFISGRRAPQIPDPKPPVHALPEPEFKEELRRLNGTPEMVLQNADLMQLLLPILRADFAVLETYVYMNEPPLNCPITAFGGLQDHEVTRHELQAWQNQTNAAFSLQMFAGNHFFLHSAQSLLLQSLSQELHQITSKINRWQ
- a CDS encoding GumC family protein, whose protein sequence is MLKSDRYPHPLSKAYTAEQNDEGGLNFAQLGATLRRRALLIIGVTGVVATAAVLKAETDPPVYQGKFEILTKPVTGEGRAVANVPQTLSSQEAAIASPETEQPIATTIQVLESRGMLDPVVAKLQAKYKDKYPKLDYDFVTAYLEVTSPKQNILEVEFKSPDEELVRDVLTLLKDSYLDYSLGERQEEINQAISFVSKQTQPLRMRVGAWQERLRTLRRTNDMVEPEQKAQEVSSHITTLTQQRLENRVQLEQMVSKYQDLQREFSQQPGASASNSVLSDNPRYQKLLDQLLEVNAEIAKRSTTFTDEEESMQRLHQQKANLVSLVEEERARVNRDFQSRIQELQTRDASLEQKIDNLNRQVKALATISRDYDNIQRELKIATEGLNQFTTKKQALEIERAQKQQPWKSLDPKFTLVNEPEPISDSAKRNLALGSVLGLLLGTGAALVMDKLSNVFYTSKDLKDGTGLPLLGVVPLRKEIGAFAWQEAAGGVQQAARASFFEVFRSLYTNILLLGSDTSIRSLVISSAGAEDGKTTVAIHLALAAAAMGQRVLLVDANLRFPTVHTRVGLMNIQGLTDVISQDLDWNNVIERSPLEDNLFVLTAGPIPPDSIRLLASQKMQDLMNELQASFDLVIYDTPPLVGFADANLLAANTNGLILVAGLGKVKRTMFQQALEELQVSGTPILGVIANKSKDLTPGSYSYYQQYYRQSISGERIGEDDSMNPSSTSSLSSFRNDRRNS
- a CDS encoding transposase, producing the protein MGYSSDVTDLEWEIIEPLLPTKKKTRPPVWTKRQILNGIFYQLKNGCNWADLPRDLPPYSTVFWHYKQWCEDGILDSIMANLHQGVREQVKKNHTGQP